The Flavobacterium sp. HJ-32-4 genome contains a region encoding:
- a CDS encoding AI-2E family transporter, whose amino-acid sequence MNPTLHFPAPVRLACVLISLIALCYIAYVGQDVLIPLAMAGLFAILVRPVAGFMERRLRFPQVLASIVAVLLFVVVLGGIVSFISWQVSDFASDWDRIKRNFTIHIFHLQQYIYQHFGVSMDEQQEYLNSATKNGMKSGRALIGTTLLSATDTLITVTLIPVYMFLILIYRTHMMTFLCKLVDKAHHPRLKDIMSQIKFAVKNYLMGLTIEMFIVSFLTALGFYIVGVEYALLLGVLTGLLNLIPYIGIMVACVVSIFASLTASTDISIIVGVLVVNVIVQLVDNNILVPMIVSSKVQVNALASIVGIIIGGMLAGVTGMFLAIPIIAILKVVFDRIDSLEPWGYLLGDDIPRTFEWHRIRLPRYAHVATDEPLKETVSAEATSVPKKRKKT is encoded by the coding sequence ATGAATCCTACCCTTCACTTCCCGGCACCGGTTCGGCTTGCCTGCGTGCTCATCAGCCTTATCGCCCTTTGTTATATCGCCTATGTAGGCCAGGATGTGCTTATTCCGTTGGCCATGGCGGGTTTATTCGCTATCCTCGTACGGCCTGTAGCCGGGTTCATGGAACGACGTCTTCGGTTTCCGCAGGTGTTGGCGTCGATTGTGGCTGTATTGCTCTTTGTGGTCGTCCTCGGTGGAATCGTATCGTTTATTTCGTGGCAGGTCAGTGACTTTGCCAGCGACTGGGATCGTATCAAACGCAACTTCACCATCCATATCTTCCACCTGCAACAATACATCTACCAGCATTTTGGCGTCAGCATGGACGAGCAGCAGGAGTACCTGAACAGCGCCACCAAAAACGGCATGAAATCCGGACGGGCGCTGATCGGAACCACCTTATTGTCGGCAACCGACACGCTTATTACCGTGACCCTGATCCCGGTTTATATGTTCCTTATCCTGATTTATCGCACGCATATGATGACCTTTCTCTGCAAATTGGTCGACAAGGCGCACCACCCGCGGTTGAAAGACATCATGTCACAAATCAAATTCGCCGTCAAGAACTACCTGATGGGACTCACGATCGAGATGTTCATCGTTTCTTTCCTGACCGCACTGGGCTTTTATATAGTAGGCGTGGAATATGCACTGTTATTGGGCGTCCTGACCGGACTGCTGAACCTCATCCCCTATATCGGCATCATGGTCGCCTGTGTCGTGAGCATTTTTGCCTCGCTTACGGCGTCGACGGACATTTCGATCATTGTCGGCGTTTTGGTTGTAAACGTTATCGTGCAGTTAGTCGACAACAACATACTCGTGCCGATGATCGTCAGCTCGAAGGTGCAGGTAAACGCGCTGGCCTCGATTGTGGGTATTATCATCGGCGGGATGCTAGCTGGCGTGACCGGGATGTTCCTCGCGATTCCGATCATCGCCATCCTGAAAGTTGTCTTTGACCGTATCGACTCCCTTGAACCCTGGGGATATCTGTTAGGGGACGATATCCCGCGCACCTTCGAGTGGCACCGCATCCGGCTGCCGCGCTATGCCCATGTGGCAACCGACGAACCCCTGAAAGAGACCGTATCCGCGGAAGCGACATCCGTACCTAAAAAACGCAAAAAGACCTAA
- a CDS encoding Maf family nucleotide pyrophosphatase: MLKDKLSRYRVILASGSPRRQHFLRELGLDFVIEVKEVDESFPDHLKGGDITAFLSELKSEAFGPLGEHDILITSDTIVWLEDRALGKPTDREDAIAMLEALSGRTHQVMTSVTFRTPSGHETLTETTAVTFNSLTRDEIEYYIDHYRPFDKAGSYGIQDWIGMVAVKRIDGSYANVMGLPVDRVYDYLNTHF; this comes from the coding sequence ATGCTAAAGGATAAACTCAGCCGCTATCGGGTCATCCTGGCCTCGGGATCGCCGCGTCGCCAGCATTTCCTGCGCGAACTCGGACTTGACTTTGTAATTGAGGTCAAGGAAGTAGACGAATCCTTTCCCGACCATTTAAAGGGAGGTGACATAACCGCCTTTCTCTCTGAATTGAAAAGTGAGGCGTTTGGCCCGTTAGGGGAACACGACATCCTGATTACCAGCGATACCATTGTATGGTTGGAAGACCGCGCATTGGGAAAACCTACAGACCGTGAGGATGCGATTGCGATGTTGGAAGCCCTTTCCGGACGCACACACCAGGTGATGACATCGGTTACCTTCCGGACGCCGTCAGGACATGAGACGCTAACGGAAACCACCGCCGTCACGTTCAATTCCCTCACACGGGATGAGATCGAATATTACATCGATCACTACCGTCCTTTTGACAAGGCGGGCTCTTACGGTATACAGGACTGGATCGGGATGGTGGCCGTAAAACGCATCGACGGGTCGTATGCCAACGTAATGGGGTTACCGGTTGACCGGGTATATGACTACCTGAATACACATTTTTAG
- a CDS encoding ABC transporter ATP-binding protein, protein MKAKAFDTKVFKRIMVYTAPYRTLYYGVIFWAIALAAFAAARPWAMGFVIKIFLQHHRRDGLELFCGGIAVLLLLEVFAQFYFVFLANKLGQEIVRDIRVKLFNHMLKFRMKYFDLAPVGQLVTRTVSDIESIARIFSQGLFMILSDLLKMVVVLVVIFVMNWKLAWIPVAVMPFLLYVTRIFQRKMQVAFEEVRTQVAAINTFVQERVTGMKIVQLFTREEIEAQKFSDINQKHNVAWIKTILYNSIFFPIADIVSSFTLAFVVWHGGLLIALGDTTTEFPELATYTMFIGMLFNPLRQIADKFNEMQMGMIAANRVFDILDTDDQIQDVGRLEAPDFKGTITFENVHFGYNPDEEIIKGISFQVAPGQTVAIVGATGAGKSTIINLLNRFYELNSGRITIEGQDIRNYRLDSLRRQIAVVLQDVFLFADTIFNNITLYDPTITMEQVVSAARKIGVHDFIMNLPNGYNYNVKERGVMLSSGQRQLIAFLRAYVSNPGILILDEATSSVDTHTEELIQNATEKLTEGRTSIVIAHRLATIVKADKILVMDKGLVIEEGSHAELLNREEGVYKNLYYAQFESERQTG, encoded by the coding sequence ATGAAAGCAAAAGCATTCGATACAAAAGTTTTTAAACGCATCATGGTGTATACGGCGCCCTATCGGACGTTGTATTACGGCGTCATCTTCTGGGCGATTGCCCTGGCGGCATTTGCGGCGGCACGCCCGTGGGCCATGGGATTTGTCATTAAGATCTTCCTGCAGCACCATCGTCGCGACGGACTGGAGCTGTTCTGTGGTGGTATTGCCGTCTTGTTGTTGCTTGAGGTCTTCGCGCAGTTTTATTTTGTATTCCTCGCCAACAAACTGGGGCAGGAAATCGTGCGCGATATCCGAGTAAAACTGTTCAACCACATGTTGAAGTTCCGGATGAAATACTTCGACCTGGCGCCTGTAGGACAATTGGTTACCCGAACGGTATCAGACATAGAATCGATTGCCCGTATCTTCAGCCAGGGACTCTTCATGATCCTCAGCGATTTGTTGAAAATGGTCGTGGTATTGGTGGTCATTTTCGTCATGAACTGGAAGCTTGCCTGGATTCCGGTGGCGGTGATGCCGTTTCTGCTCTATGTCACCCGCATCTTCCAACGCAAAATGCAGGTGGCCTTTGAGGAAGTGCGTACGCAGGTGGCTGCCATCAACACCTTTGTGCAGGAACGCGTTACGGGTATGAAAATCGTGCAGTTATTTACCCGCGAGGAAATCGAAGCGCAGAAGTTCAGCGACATCAACCAGAAACACAATGTCGCCTGGATCAAGACCATCCTTTATAACTCGATCTTCTTCCCTATCGCCGATATCGTTTCGTCGTTTACGCTGGCTTTTGTGGTATGGCATGGCGGACTGTTGATTGCGCTGGGTGACACGACCACCGAATTCCCGGAACTGGCCACCTATACCATGTTCATCGGTATGCTGTTCAACCCCTTACGCCAGATCGCCGATAAATTCAATGAGATGCAGATGGGGATGATTGCCGCGAACCGCGTATTCGACATCCTCGACACCGACGACCAGATACAGGATGTAGGCCGACTGGAAGCACCTGACTTTAAAGGAACCATTACCTTTGAGAACGTCCACTTTGGCTACAACCCGGATGAAGAAATCATCAAGGGAATCAGTTTCCAGGTAGCCCCGGGCCAGACCGTCGCCATCGTAGGTGCTACCGGAGCAGGGAAATCGACGATTATCAACCTGCTGAACCGTTTCTACGAACTCAATTCGGGCCGGATTACCATCGAAGGCCAGGACATCCGGAACTACCGCCTCGATTCGCTGCGTCGACAGATTGCGGTGGTGCTGCAGGATGTATTCCTTTTCGCGGATACGATCTTCAACAATATTACGCTCTACGATCCGACCATCACGATGGAACAGGTGGTGTCGGCGGCCCGGAAGATCGGTGTACACGATTTCATCATGAACCTGCCGAACGGTTACAATTATAATGTGAAGGAACGCGGTGTGATGCTGTCGTCGGGCCAGCGCCAGCTTATTGCGTTTTTGCGGGCCTACGTCAGCAACCCTGGCATCCTGATCCTCGACGAAGCTACCTCGTCGGTGGATACGCATACGGAGGAACTGATCCAGAACGCAACCGAAAAATTAACGGAAGGCCGCACGTCCATTGTGATTGCGCACCGTCTGGCTACCATTGTAAAGGCCGACAAAATCCTGGTAATGGACAAAGGATTGGTTATTGAGGAAGGATCACACGCCGAACTATTGAACCGCGAGGAAGGGGTATATAAAAACTTGTATTACGCACAGTTTGAGAGCGAACGGCAGACGGGGTGA
- a CDS encoding MlaD family protein, translated as MNTQSTTFKVRLGLFVFTGIVLFFLALFLIGKQKNLFNPVFQLRANFRNVGGLQVGNVVRFSGINIGTVDNIRILNDTTVRVDMLIRQDVKPFIKEDARAGIGSEGIIGDKVLVLSQGNSTHEIKPNQLVASNEPTDMDAVMRSLSVTADNAAVASEEMAEILLKINRGDGTLGRLIQDKEIAENLDKTMENLKNSSKGLEENMEAAKHNFLLRGYFKKKEKEKREKEEAAKKEAKEAAAKASKKATKK; from the coding sequence ATGAATACGCAAAGCACCACCTTCAAAGTACGCCTCGGCCTCTTCGTTTTTACGGGTATCGTACTCTTTTTCCTTGCCTTGTTCCTAATAGGTAAGCAGAAAAACCTCTTCAATCCCGTCTTCCAGTTGCGGGCCAACTTCCGAAACGTCGGCGGCCTGCAAGTGGGCAATGTCGTCCGTTTTTCGGGTATCAACATCGGGACCGTCGACAACATCCGGATCTTGAACGACACGACCGTTCGGGTCGACATGCTCATCCGCCAGGACGTAAAACCCTTTATCAAAGAAGACGCCCGGGCCGGAATCGGTTCGGAAGGCATTATTGGAGATAAGGTTCTCGTTCTGTCGCAGGGGAATTCCACCCATGAAATCAAACCGAACCAACTCGTCGCCTCGAACGAACCGACCGACATGGATGCCGTGATGCGGAGCCTGAGCGTTACCGCCGACAATGCGGCCGTGGCTTCAGAGGAAATGGCCGAAATCCTGTTGAAAATCAACCGCGGCGACGGAACGTTGGGTCGTTTGATACAGGATAAAGAGATCGCCGAAAACCTCGACAAAACCATGGAAAACCTCAAGAATTCGAGTAAAGGACTCGAGGAAAACATGGAGGCTGCCAAGCACAACTTCCTGTTACGGGGGTACTTCAAGAAGAAAGAGAAGGAAAAACGCGAGAAAGAAGAAGCCGCCAAAAAAGAAGCGAAAGAAGCGGCTGCGAAAGCGTCGAAAAAGGCAACAAAGAAATAG
- the truA gene encoding tRNA pseudouridine(38-40) synthase TruA, giving the protein MLQDSESAPFRRDARVINPYLCASKIRLHLRYFTRFSYKGTQYRGWQSQPNAVTVQGTMEHAFSLLLGEPIALTGAGRTDAGVHASEMFAHFDANALEDIPKWIHKLNSFLPNDIAVHAIYEVAPDAHARFDATKRTYEYRIATQKDVFSTAFAWRHTLPLDIDAMNEAAALLMEYDDFECFSKVDTDVTSFRCAITEAKWEQRGTELVFRIAADRFLRNMVRAIVGTLVTIGSGKATPNDIRGIIESRDRGRAGFSVPAHGLSLVKVEY; this is encoded by the coding sequence ATGCTGCAAGATAGCGAAAGTGCCCCCTTCCGCCGCGACGCACGTGTGATTAATCCGTATCTTTGTGCGTCCAAAATCCGACTTCACTTGCGCTATTTCACGAGATTTTCCTATAAAGGCACGCAGTACCGCGGATGGCAGTCGCAACCCAATGCCGTGACGGTGCAGGGTACGATGGAGCACGCGTTTTCGCTGCTGTTGGGCGAACCGATTGCCCTTACCGGTGCCGGACGTACGGATGCCGGGGTGCATGCTTCGGAAATGTTCGCGCACTTCGATGCGAACGCATTGGAGGACATCCCCAAATGGATCCATAAGTTGAATTCGTTCCTGCCGAACGACATCGCGGTGCACGCCATTTATGAGGTCGCACCGGATGCCCACGCCCGTTTCGATGCCACCAAACGTACCTACGAATACCGGATTGCGACGCAGAAAGACGTGTTTTCGACAGCATTCGCCTGGCGGCACACGCTTCCCCTTGACATCGACGCGATGAACGAAGCCGCGGCCCTTTTGATGGAATACGACGATTTCGAGTGTTTTTCGAAGGTCGACACTGATGTAACGTCTTTCCGGTGTGCGATTACCGAAGCAAAATGGGAACAGCGCGGCACGGAACTGGTATTCCGCATTGCGGCCGACCGCTTCCTCCGCAACATGGTACGGGCCATTGTCGGCACCCTTGTGACCATCGGCAGTGGGAAAGCGACGCCAAACGACATACGCGGGATCATCGAAAGCCGCGACCGCGGACGGGCCGGTTTTTCGGTGCCGGCACACGGACTTTCACTGGTGAAGGTCGAATATTGA
- a CDS encoding ABC transporter permease, with protein sequence METTKTTLGQRVRTRSVRLSESTLRKKNRFEQFLAGTADGVLFTGRVIANTFSRGFEFKEFFRHCFEVGNKSLGLISVTGIVVGLVLTIQSRPVLVDFGAVTMLPGMVAVSMIREMGPVMIALICAGKIGSSMGAEIGSMRVTEQIDAMEVSSANPIRFLVVPRVLAITLMLPLLVLYADALGIMASWAGANIKGDASFVLFMNQAFGQLAFSDLLPAFIKTFFFGAVIGLVGCYKGYNAGRGTESVGRAANSAVVLSSLLVIIVDLIAVQLTDVI encoded by the coding sequence ATGGAGACCACCAAAACTACCCTGGGCCAACGTGTGCGGACGCGTTCTGTTCGGCTGTCGGAATCGACCCTCCGCAAAAAAAACCGCTTTGAGCAATTCCTGGCGGGGACGGCGGACGGCGTGCTTTTCACCGGACGCGTGATCGCCAATACCTTCAGTCGGGGATTTGAATTCAAGGAGTTCTTCCGCCACTGTTTTGAGGTGGGAAACAAGTCGCTCGGACTTATCTCCGTCACCGGAATTGTGGTCGGCCTTGTGCTGACCATCCAGTCACGGCCTGTGTTGGTCGATTTTGGTGCGGTCACCATGCTTCCGGGGATGGTCGCCGTTTCGATGATACGCGAAATGGGCCCGGTTATGATTGCCCTCATCTGCGCCGGCAAGATCGGATCGAGTATGGGCGCTGAAATCGGGTCAATGCGGGTGACGGAGCAAATCGATGCGATGGAAGTCTCTTCTGCCAACCCGATTCGGTTTCTGGTTGTGCCGCGGGTGTTGGCCATCACGCTGATGCTACCCTTATTGGTGTTGTATGCTGATGCGCTCGGGATCATGGCCAGTTGGGCCGGCGCCAATATCAAGGGCGATGCCAGTTTCGTCTTGTTTATGAACCAGGCGTTCGGGCAGTTGGCTTTTTCTGACTTACTTCCCGCGTTTATCAAGACGTTCTTCTTCGGGGCCGTCATCGGTTTGGTAGGATGTTACAAAGGATACAATGCCGGACGCGGGACGGAAAGTGTGGGACGTGCGGCCAATTCTGCCGTAGTACTTTCGTCTTTGCTGGTAATCATCGTCGATTTGATTGCCGTTCAACTAACTGATGTGATATGA
- a CDS encoding geranylgeranylglycerol-phosphate geranylgeranyltransferase: MAFLRLIRWPNLLMIALTLCSVHYGLFKSAHFPVALNDARFALLVLATLLIAAGGYIINDVFDQSTDAINRPDRVIIGRHISEKTAYNLYGGFTITAAIIGYYLADYVGHTNFVGVFILSAAVLYLYASSFKQSLLIGNVLVSLLTGIVVLVPVVFDLVPVIVPETRESLTTLARICFDYAVFSFVISLAREITKDLEDVEGDAKTGMNTTPIAFGIHTTRIIVFVIAALAVGTLLWYIFEYFVTSSLWFVTAFLLLGAVGPLLFVLLRIFRASSPGEFRTLSTALKIVLLAGVFSISVVSLNILFNAKG; this comes from the coding sequence ATGGCTTTTCTACGACTGATCCGCTGGCCGAACTTACTTATGATCGCACTGACGCTTTGTTCGGTGCATTACGGCCTATTTAAATCCGCTCACTTTCCCGTTGCCCTTAACGACGCCCGGTTCGCGCTTCTGGTGCTGGCCACGCTGCTGATTGCGGCAGGCGGCTATATCATCAACGACGTTTTCGATCAGTCGACCGATGCCATCAACCGCCCTGACCGCGTGATCATCGGACGGCATATCTCTGAAAAAACCGCCTACAACCTGTATGGCGGTTTCACCATTACCGCCGCCATCATTGGCTATTACCTTGCCGACTATGTAGGACATACCAACTTTGTGGGCGTCTTTATCCTCTCGGCGGCCGTCCTCTACCTTTATGCCTCCAGCTTCAAGCAAAGCCTGTTGATCGGGAATGTATTGGTGAGCCTCCTGACGGGCATCGTCGTATTGGTGCCGGTGGTGTTCGATCTTGTACCCGTAATCGTACCTGAAACACGGGAGTCACTGACGACGCTGGCCAGAATTTGCTTCGACTATGCGGTTTTTAGTTTTGTTATCTCGCTCGCGCGGGAGATTACCAAAGACCTCGAAGACGTAGAAGGCGACGCCAAAACGGGTATGAACACCACGCCCATCGCGTTTGGGATACACACTACCAGGATCATAGTCTTCGTCATAGCCGCGCTGGCGGTTGGGACGTTGTTGTGGTATATATTCGAATACTTCGTCACAAGTAGCCTTTGGTTCGTAACGGCGTTCCTCCTTCTCGGGGCGGTCGGGCCCTTGCTTTTTGTCCTACTGCGTATCTTCCGCGCCTCATCGCCGGGCGAATTCCGCACCCTTTCCACGGCGTTGAAGATCGTACTTTTGGCTGGTGTGTTTTCCATCAGTGTCGTTTCCCTAAACATCCTCTTCAATGCTAAAGGATAA
- a CDS encoding metallophosphoesterase, with amino-acid sequence MRKILLLSDTHGHVDDTMLKYGAQADEIWHAGDIGDLSVTDALREVAPLRAVFGNIDDDKARREFPLHQRFFCEEVDVWITHIGGYPGHYNPTIRSELYLNPPRLFVCGHSHILRVMNDPKLGLLHMNPGAIGKHGFHSVRTMLRFTIEGADIRQLEVIEMEKRG; translated from the coding sequence GTGAGAAAGATTCTTTTGTTATCGGATACGCACGGGCATGTCGACGACACCATGCTAAAATACGGCGCCCAGGCCGATGAGATCTGGCACGCTGGCGATATAGGCGATCTTTCGGTTACCGACGCGCTTCGCGAGGTAGCACCGCTTCGGGCGGTTTTCGGTAACATCGACGATGACAAGGCCCGACGGGAGTTCCCGCTGCACCAGCGTTTTTTCTGTGAGGAAGTCGACGTGTGGATCACGCACATTGGCGGGTATCCCGGACATTACAATCCTACCATCCGGAGCGAGTTGTACTTAAACCCGCCGCGGTTGTTTGTATGCGGACATTCGCACATCCTGCGGGTAATGAACGACCCAAAACTCGGACTCCTGCACATGAACCCCGGCGCTATCGGCAAGCACGGTTTCCATTCAGTCCGTACGATGCTGCGTTTTACCATCGAAGGAGCCGACATCCGGCAATTGGAAGTGATTGAGATGGAGAAGAGAGGGTAG
- a CDS encoding deoxyribodipyrimidine photo-lyase, translating to MTVFWFRRDLRLDDNAALYHALQSGEEVLPIFIFDPEILDELPKTDARVGFIHELLTKIDATLRHHGRSLAVFHDTVENVFTRLLIEQPLTTVFANHDYEPYARKRDAAVSRLLKEKDVRFKTCKDQVIFEKSEVVKDDGAPYVVYTPYSRKWKQLFATTPLPYYESNTGLDRFAVHAYPFLSLEAIGFAPSPIRVPDFTLTEELIDRYADRRNFPAVDGTSGLGPHLRFGSVSVRAIVRKALASRQETFLNELIWREFFMQILWHFPHTPQKAFRERYDLVPWEKNEEHFRKWCEGNTGYPIVDAGMRELNATGRMHNRVRMITASFLCKHLLIDWRRGEAYFAEKLLDYEQASNVGNWQWAAGSGVDAAPYFRIFNPEEQIKKFDSERRYIRKWVPELGTDRYPKPIVDHKEAREKALATYKAAVG from the coding sequence ATGACGGTATTCTGGTTCCGACGCGACCTGCGCCTTGATGATAACGCGGCGCTGTATCACGCTTTACAAAGCGGCGAAGAGGTACTTCCCATCTTTATTTTCGATCCGGAGATCCTTGACGAACTGCCCAAAACAGATGCCCGGGTGGGTTTCATACACGAGTTACTGACGAAAATCGACGCCACGCTGCGGCACCACGGCCGTTCGCTGGCGGTGTTCCACGATACGGTAGAGAACGTGTTCACGCGGCTGCTGATTGAGCAGCCCCTGACGACCGTATTTGCCAACCACGACTACGAACCCTACGCCCGCAAGCGCGATGCCGCGGTGTCGAGATTGTTGAAAGAGAAAGACGTGCGTTTCAAGACCTGCAAAGACCAGGTCATTTTTGAAAAATCGGAAGTGGTAAAAGACGACGGCGCTCCTTATGTGGTTTACACCCCGTATTCCCGCAAGTGGAAACAGCTTTTTGCGACAACGCCGCTTCCCTATTATGAATCGAATACCGGTTTGGACCGATTCGCGGTGCATGCGTATCCCTTTTTGTCGTTAGAGGCCATCGGTTTCGCCCCGTCCCCTATCCGCGTTCCGGATTTCACGCTTACCGAGGAGTTGATCGATCGATATGCCGACCGTCGCAATTTCCCGGCGGTTGACGGAACCTCCGGTTTGGGTCCCCATCTGCGGTTTGGCAGTGTGTCGGTACGCGCTATCGTCCGAAAAGCCCTTGCGTCGCGGCAGGAAACCTTCCTTAACGAACTCATCTGGCGCGAATTCTTTATGCAAATATTGTGGCATTTCCCCCATACGCCCCAAAAAGCCTTCCGCGAACGCTACGACCTGGTGCCGTGGGAGAAAAATGAGGAGCATTTCCGGAAATGGTGCGAAGGGAACACCGGTTACCCCATCGTAGATGCCGGCATGCGCGAACTCAATGCCACCGGCCGTATGCACAACCGCGTCAGGATGATTACGGCCAGTTTCCTGTGCAAACACCTCCTCATCGACTGGCGCCGCGGGGAAGCGTATTTCGCGGAAAAACTCCTCGATTACGAGCAGGCCAGCAACGTGGGCAACTGGCAATGGGCGGCCGGAAGTGGTGTGGACGCCGCGCCTTACTTCCGCATTTTCAACCCCGAAGAGCAGATCAAGAAATTTGACAGCGAGCGGCGATACATCCGGAAATGGGTACCCGAATTAGGCACCGATCGCTATCCTAAGCCCATCGTCGATCACAAAGAAGCGCGGGAAAAGGCGTTGGCGACGTATAAAGCGGCGGTGGGGTAG
- a CDS encoding ABC transporter ATP-binding protein, giving the protein MKTTTTDTPIIDVRDLRKSFGTTRVLDGVTFQLRKGENLVILGKSGTGKSVLIKCIVRLLDADSGTITVLDQEINSLKGDALGEVRRSIGFLFQSAALYDSMTVRENLEFPLRRTGLKTTQAEIDQKVKEVLDDVGLPEAIDRMPSELSGGMRKRIGLARTLIVDPAIILYDEPTTGLDPVTSDEISQLINSVQKQYNTSSIIITHDIECVRTVADRILMLKDGTLYKEGSLDEFESSDDPLIQSYFTSKRKS; this is encoded by the coding sequence ATGAAAACGACGACCACTGATACGCCCATCATCGACGTCCGCGACCTGCGAAAGAGTTTCGGCACCACCCGTGTGCTGGACGGCGTTACCTTCCAGTTGCGAAAGGGTGAGAACCTGGTGATACTGGGGAAATCGGGTACCGGGAAATCGGTGTTGATCAAATGCATCGTGCGTTTGCTCGACGCCGACAGCGGCACGATTACCGTCCTTGACCAGGAAATCAACTCGCTCAAAGGCGACGCGCTTGGGGAAGTCCGCCGCAGTATCGGATTTCTCTTCCAGAGTGCCGCTTTGTATGATTCGATGACCGTGCGGGAAAACCTGGAATTTCCACTCCGCCGCACCGGCCTCAAAACGACCCAGGCCGAAATTGACCAGAAAGTGAAAGAAGTACTCGACGATGTCGGCCTTCCCGAAGCCATCGACCGGATGCCCTCGGAATTATCGGGTGGTATGCGAAAAAGAATCGGACTGGCTCGGACATTGATCGTCGATCCGGCGATTATATTATATGACGAACCCACTACCGGCCTCGATCCGGTTACATCCGACGAGATCAGCCAGTTGATCAACAGTGTCCAGAAACAATACAATACCTCCTCCATCATCATCACACACGATATTGAATGTGTGCGCACGGTGGCCGACCGCATCCTGATGCTGAAAGACGGCACGCTGTATAAAGAGGGCTCCCTCGACGAATTCGAATCGTCGGATGACCCATTGATCCAATCCTATTTTACCTCCAAACGAAAGTCCTAA
- a CDS encoding SRPBCC family protein codes for MKLYTLRRTQRLPISVSEAWEFFSDPANLKTITPPYMGFNIVSGADRKMYPGQVIQYIVTPLFGIKMRWVTEITHVEDGKYFVDEQRFGPYALWHHKHFFRAVDGGTEMEDIVDYGLPLGFLGRWMHPIIVKGKLEEIFDFRRRRMLELFGPYTESKTV; via the coding sequence ATGAAACTCTATACCCTACGACGCACCCAACGGCTCCCCATTTCGGTTTCGGAAGCCTGGGAATTCTTCTCTGATCCCGCTAATTTAAAGACCATCACGCCACCCTACATGGGATTCAACATCGTGTCGGGCGCCGATCGAAAAATGTATCCCGGACAGGTCATCCAATATATCGTGACACCGCTCTTCGGCATTAAGATGCGATGGGTTACGGAAATCACCCATGTGGAAGACGGCAAGTATTTTGTGGACGAGCAACGATTCGGGCCCTACGCTCTCTGGCACCACAAGCACTTTTTCCGCGCGGTGGACGGCGGTACTGAAATGGAAGACATTGTCGACTATGGCTTGCCACTCGGTTTTTTAGGCCGGTGGATGCACCCAATTATCGTAAAGGGCAAACTGGAAGAGATATTTGACTTTCGCCGTCGGCGGATGCTGGAATTGTTTGGACCTTACACAGAATCGAAGACGGTATGA